A genomic region of Mycolicibacterium poriferae contains the following coding sequences:
- a CDS encoding GNAT family N-acetyltransferase: MTSEPAVGQLRFVAVGQDDPLAAPLIDELAVEYAERYGGNRTRVHTWLRSYPSEEFDPPDGGLFIGLLDDEPVTGGAFRRFDDTTAELKRIWTDHRHRRRGHGQNLVRHLEGEIVRRGYSRIYLTTGDRQPEAEALYLSLGYQRLAEPLPAEEVYPIAFVKAVGTAGPDR, translated from the coding sequence GTGACATCCGAACCTGCGGTCGGTCAGCTGCGCTTCGTCGCGGTCGGTCAGGACGACCCGCTGGCCGCGCCGCTCATCGACGAGCTCGCCGTCGAATACGCCGAGCGCTACGGCGGAAACCGGACCCGGGTGCACACCTGGCTGCGGTCCTACCCGAGCGAGGAATTCGACCCGCCCGACGGCGGCCTGTTCATCGGGCTGCTGGACGACGAGCCGGTCACCGGTGGTGCCTTCCGCCGGTTCGACGACACCACCGCCGAGCTGAAACGGATCTGGACCGACCACCGGCACCGCCGCCGCGGACACGGCCAGAACCTGGTGCGCCACCTGGAGGGCGAGATCGTCCGCCGGGGGTACTCGCGGATCTACCTGACCACCGGAGACCGCCAACCCGAGGCTGAGGCGCTCTACCTGTCGCTGGGGTATCAGCGGCTCGCCGAGCCGCTGCCCGCCGAGGAGGTCTACCCGATCGCGTTCGTCAAGGCGGTGGGCACGGCCGGGCCCGACCGATAG
- a CDS encoding MBL fold metallo-hydrolase — MAPVLTAVTDHVHFAQTDLVNWTLVTGDDGVILIDAGFPGSRPDVLASLGELGFGVTDVRAILLTHAHIDHFGTAIWFAETHGTPVYCHADEVGHAKREYLEQASPLAVAAHAWQPRWLRWSVAIMRKGALTHAGIPSTLAFTEDLGAVLPGAPVAVPTPGHTGGHCSYLVDGVLVAGDALITGHPVASRPGPQLLPSMFNHDDAACRRSLSALGMLDAEVLLPGHGPLWRGPVRDAVDQATHASVS; from the coding sequence ATGGCACCGGTTCTGACAGCCGTCACCGACCACGTTCATTTCGCCCAGACCGACCTGGTCAACTGGACGCTGGTGACCGGCGACGACGGGGTGATCCTGATCGACGCCGGGTTCCCCGGCAGCCGTCCCGACGTGCTCGCCTCCCTAGGTGAGCTCGGCTTCGGCGTGACCGATGTCCGCGCGATCCTGTTGACCCACGCCCACATCGACCATTTCGGCACCGCGATCTGGTTCGCCGAGACGCACGGCACCCCGGTGTACTGCCACGCCGACGAGGTGGGCCACGCCAAACGCGAGTACCTCGAGCAGGCGTCCCCGCTGGCGGTGGCGGCGCATGCCTGGCAGCCGAGGTGGCTGCGGTGGTCGGTGGCGATCATGCGCAAGGGCGCACTCACCCACGCCGGCATCCCGAGCACGCTGGCGTTCACCGAGGACCTCGGTGCGGTGCTGCCCGGCGCCCCGGTCGCGGTCCCCACGCCCGGGCACACCGGCGGGCACTGCTCGTATCTGGTCGACGGGGTGCTCGTCGCCGGGGATGCGCTCATCACGGGGCATCCGGTGGCCTCGCGGCCGGGTCCGCAGTTGCTCCCGTCGATGTTCAACCACGATGACGCAGCCTGCCGGCGCAGCCTGTCGGCATTGGGCATGCTCGACGCCGAGGTGCTGCTGCCCGGACACGGGCCGCTGTGGCGGGGCCCGGTGCGGGACGCGGTGGATCAGGCCACTCACGCAAGCGTGTCGTAG
- the fgd gene encoding glucose-6-phosphate dehydrogenase (coenzyme-F420), translating to MAELKLGYKASAEQFAPRELVELAVAAEDHGMDTATVSDHFQPWRHEGGHAPFSLAWMTAVGERTKRLNLGTSVLTPTFRYNPAVIAQAFATMACLYPQRIFLGVGTGEALNEIATGYEGEWPEFKERFARLRESVRLMRELWLGDRVDFDGEYYKLKGASIYDVPEGGVPVYIAAGGPVVAKYAGRAGDGFICTSGKGEELYKDKLIPAVKEGADKADRDADDIDRMIEIKISYDTDPELALENTRFWAPLSLSAEQKHSIDDPMEMEKAADELPIEQVAKRWIVASDPDEAVDKVKDYVGWGLNHLVFHAPGHDQMRFLELFKRDLEPRLRRLA from the coding sequence ATGGCTGAACTGAAACTGGGCTACAAGGCGTCGGCGGAGCAGTTCGCGCCACGTGAACTCGTCGAACTGGCGGTCGCCGCGGAGGACCACGGCATGGACACCGCCACCGTCAGCGACCACTTCCAGCCGTGGCGCCACGAGGGCGGCCACGCACCGTTCTCGCTGGCCTGGATGACCGCCGTCGGCGAACGCACCAAGCGCCTCAACCTGGGTACCTCGGTGCTGACGCCCACGTTCCGCTACAACCCGGCCGTCATCGCCCAGGCCTTCGCGACGATGGCGTGCCTGTACCCGCAGCGCATCTTCCTCGGCGTCGGCACCGGCGAGGCGCTCAATGAGATCGCCACCGGCTACGAAGGCGAATGGCCCGAGTTCAAAGAACGCTTCGCCCGGCTGCGCGAATCGGTGCGGCTGATGCGCGAGCTGTGGCTGGGCGACCGCGTCGACTTCGACGGCGAGTACTACAAGCTCAAGGGCGCCTCCATCTACGACGTCCCCGAAGGCGGCGTGCCGGTCTACATCGCCGCCGGCGGACCCGTCGTCGCCAAGTACGCCGGGCGCGCCGGTGACGGCTTCATCTGCACCTCCGGCAAGGGCGAGGAGCTCTACAAGGACAAGCTCATCCCGGCGGTGAAAGAGGGTGCCGACAAGGCCGACCGCGACGCCGACGACATCGACCGGATGATCGAGATCAAGATCTCCTACGACACCGACCCCGAACTCGCGCTGGAGAACACCCGGTTCTGGGCGCCGCTGTCGCTGTCCGCCGAGCAGAAGCACAGCATCGACGACCCGATGGAGATGGAGAAAGCCGCCGACGAACTGCCGATCGAGCAGGTCGCCAAGCGCTGGATCGTCGCCTCGGACCCCGACGAGGCCGTGGACAAGGTCAAGGACTACGTCGGGTGGGGCCTCAATCACCTGGTGTTCCACGCCCCCGGACACGACCAGATGCGTTTCCTGGAACTGTTCAAGCGCGACCTCGAGCCGAGGCTGCGGCGCCTGGCCTGA
- a CDS encoding endonuclease/exonuclease/phosphatase family protein — protein MIRFLATVLGLLALAVGTVAVAARYLTISAHPGLVLAAAAPYLAVAAPVAVLLLVAGRRWLLTLLAVALTAASVWVYAPRYLPAQQPQQAVADVRVLTTNLGMGQADPAALVALSRDAADVVAVQEMTQSAADGLTAAGMDAVFPHRVILPAPLASGIGLWSRHPIVQSGRIDGYALPMLGTRIRIPGVAVDTTVLSVHLAAPWPQPIDQWLRDIAAFPATLDELGRAAGAGAVIVAGDFNATADMAPFRELLQQGYGDAAAEAGAGLARTYPGRGRWPPVIGIDHVLVKHATAVSARTVTVPGADHRGLLATVAVPVDMTAS, from the coding sequence ATGATCCGATTTCTCGCGACCGTGCTGGGCCTGCTGGCCCTGGCGGTCGGGACGGTGGCTGTCGCGGCGCGGTATCTGACGATCTCGGCGCATCCCGGTCTGGTGCTGGCCGCCGCCGCGCCGTATCTCGCTGTCGCCGCCCCGGTGGCGGTGCTGCTGCTGGTGGCGGGTCGGCGGTGGCTGCTGACGCTGCTTGCGGTGGCCCTCACCGCGGCCTCGGTCTGGGTCTATGCGCCCCGCTACCTACCGGCCCAGCAGCCGCAGCAGGCCGTGGCCGACGTACGCGTGCTGACCACCAATCTCGGTATGGGACAGGCGGATCCCGCGGCCCTCGTGGCGCTGTCGCGTGACGCCGCCGACGTCGTCGCGGTCCAGGAGATGACCCAGTCCGCGGCCGACGGGCTGACCGCGGCCGGGATGGACGCGGTGTTCCCGCACCGGGTGATCCTGCCCGCACCCCTGGCCTCGGGGATCGGGTTGTGGAGCCGGCACCCCATCGTGCAGTCCGGCCGCATCGACGGATACGCCCTGCCCATGCTGGGCACCCGCATCCGCATCCCGGGCGTGGCCGTCGACACCACGGTGCTCTCGGTGCACCTGGCCGCGCCGTGGCCGCAGCCGATCGACCAGTGGTTGCGCGACATCGCCGCCTTTCCCGCGACCCTCGACGAGCTGGGCCGCGCCGCCGGTGCCGGCGCCGTCATCGTCGCCGGGGACTTCAACGCGACCGCCGACATGGCCCCGTTCCGCGAACTGCTGCAGCAGGGCTACGGCGACGCCGCGGCCGAAGCGGGCGCCGGCCTCGCCCGCACCTACCCGGGGCGCGGCCGCTGGCCCCCGGTGATCGGTATCGACCACGTCCTGGTCAAGCACGCCACCGCGGTGTCTGCGCGCACCGTCACGGTCCCCGGAGCCGACCATCGCGGCCTACTGGCCACGGTTGCGGTGCCGGTGGACATGACGGCCAGTTGA
- a CDS encoding glycosyltransferase, producing MAIAEHYRSVDSAPARYSVDRPAGVVNGFLLTFAGATAITMCLQMLLVRGAAWSDRRDLLVLTAAHGTALAPTRLFVVVFFLTYACYAYGNLWRRVALAGSLLGKFAVVCVLVDLVAWSLGRAGLAEVPAISQQVISVLVALLIFPHTIVRHANLPQLAPGPFRPRTPSRAYVRLLLPLAIALIAAAVIERRFLPTVAELREWALLGGVGPGVFLAQQIFVAMTGALGWWLLYRSGRRSFTPDLAVLIPAHNEAHGITKTIFAVDRAAAHYSGQVRIYVVDNASTDATRDVAERAVAACVHLTGTVLHCEEPGKAIALNRGLRQIDEAFVVRVDADTIVGADAFTKALRHFANPDVAAVGGLPLPATTQTLIDKVRLVEVLMRHGFFQVSQFAYQGVLGVPGMLSVYRRQALDEVGGLCQGMNGEDVDICIRMNAAGYTTVSDPRVRYFSETPQTYAHLREQRVRWFRSIYHLASNNRAVLFDRDSIIGSIVLPFMLASAARRAMLAPILIYALFIVAVFRVNFSGLHWQPIVATVAGVPAMMAVLICLLWRRPDAVLYLPAYLGFRILRSYFTLAATLTLVFPPLPNPAGEIRRRIHPHGARSAPDGG from the coding sequence GTGGCGATCGCCGAGCACTACCGCTCGGTCGACAGTGCACCGGCACGGTATTCGGTTGACCGACCCGCTGGTGTGGTCAACGGTTTCCTGCTGACTTTCGCCGGCGCCACGGCGATCACGATGTGCCTGCAGATGCTTCTGGTCAGAGGTGCCGCGTGGTCGGACCGACGCGATCTGCTGGTCCTGACCGCCGCCCACGGCACCGCGTTGGCGCCGACCCGCCTGTTCGTGGTGGTGTTCTTCCTCACCTATGCCTGCTACGCCTACGGAAACCTGTGGCGGCGGGTCGCCCTCGCAGGTTCGTTACTGGGCAAGTTCGCCGTGGTCTGCGTGCTGGTCGATCTGGTCGCCTGGTCGCTGGGCCGAGCCGGGCTCGCCGAGGTACCCGCGATCAGCCAGCAGGTGATCTCGGTCCTCGTGGCCCTACTGATCTTCCCGCACACCATCGTCAGGCACGCCAACCTGCCGCAGTTGGCACCGGGACCCTTTCGCCCGCGGACACCATCGAGGGCATATGTGCGACTGTTGTTGCCATTGGCCATCGCCCTGATCGCTGCGGCGGTGATCGAGCGCCGCTTCCTGCCGACAGTCGCCGAGCTTCGCGAGTGGGCACTTCTGGGTGGTGTTGGCCCGGGAGTCTTTCTCGCCCAACAGATATTCGTCGCTATGACCGGGGCGCTGGGCTGGTGGTTGCTGTACCGTTCGGGCAGGAGATCATTCACTCCGGATCTGGCTGTGCTGATCCCGGCACACAACGAAGCGCACGGCATCACGAAGACCATCTTCGCCGTCGATCGTGCGGCCGCGCACTACTCCGGCCAGGTCCGGATATACGTCGTCGACAACGCCTCGACCGACGCCACCAGAGATGTCGCCGAACGCGCGGTGGCCGCATGCGTCCACCTCACCGGAACCGTCCTGCACTGCGAAGAACCCGGCAAGGCGATAGCCCTCAACCGCGGGCTGCGACAGATCGACGAAGCTTTCGTGGTGCGAGTCGATGCCGACACGATCGTCGGAGCGGATGCGTTCACGAAGGCGTTGCGCCACTTCGCGAATCCTGACGTGGCAGCCGTCGGCGGACTGCCCCTTCCCGCCACTACGCAAACGCTGATCGACAAGGTGCGATTGGTGGAAGTGCTGATGCGGCACGGCTTCTTCCAGGTCTCCCAATTCGCCTACCAGGGTGTGCTCGGGGTCCCGGGCATGCTCTCGGTGTATCGGCGGCAGGCACTCGACGAGGTCGGCGGCCTCTGCCAGGGCATGAACGGCGAGGATGTCGACATCTGCATACGCATGAACGCCGCCGGATACACCACGGTGTCCGACCCGCGGGTGCGGTATTTCAGTGAGACACCGCAGACCTACGCACATCTGAGGGAACAGCGAGTCCGGTGGTTCCGCAGCATTTACCACCTCGCTTCGAACAATCGAGCGGTCCTGTTCGACCGGGACTCGATCATCGGGTCGATCGTGCTGCCGTTCATGCTTGCCAGTGCTGCGCGGCGGGCCATGCTCGCCCCAATCCTGATCTATGCGCTGTTCATCGTCGCTGTCTTCCGGGTGAACTTCAGCGGGCTGCACTGGCAGCCGATCGTCGCTACCGTCGCCGGCGTGCCGGCGATGATGGCGGTCCTGATCTGCCTGCTGTGGCGCCGCCCGGACGCCGTGCTCTACCTACCCGCCTACCTCGGTTTTCGGATTCTGCGGAGTTACTTCACACTGGCGGCGACGCTGACCCTCGTGTTTCCGCCGCTGCCGAACCCGGCCGGCGAAATACGTCGGCGGATCCACCCGCACGGCGCGCGGTCGGCGCCGGACGGCGGCTGA
- a CDS encoding NAD-dependent epimerase/dehydratase family protein, protein MKVIIFGGDGFCGWPSALELSSHDHEVTIVDNFVRRRIDNELGVQSLTPIRSLDERRKAWSGLTGRAIDAVDLDLAGDYAALTELLARVRPDAVVHFAEQRAAPYSMRSPSHKRYTVDNNVNATHNLLAALVELGLDTHVVHLGTMGVYGYDTAPIDLPEGYFDVSFVDRNGDTHAREILYPTKPGSVYHLTKSLDQLLFEFYARNDDLRITDLHQGIVWGTQTTQTRLDERLINRFDYDGDFGTVLNRFLVQAALGTPLTVHGTGGQTRAFINLQDSVRCVRLAVESGADVTGRVRVMNQITETHCVRDLAHLVSRVTGAEIAEVANPRNEADVNELSARNSRLLALGLDPILLETGLLEESLDIAKKYADRADLSRIPCVSYWNDARRALASAR, encoded by the coding sequence ATGAAGGTCATCATCTTCGGCGGCGACGGGTTCTGCGGCTGGCCGAGCGCGCTCGAGCTGTCTTCGCACGATCACGAGGTCACGATCGTCGACAACTTCGTGCGCCGCCGGATCGACAACGAGCTCGGGGTGCAGTCTCTGACACCCATCCGATCGCTCGACGAACGGCGCAAGGCGTGGAGCGGACTCACCGGACGGGCGATCGACGCCGTCGACCTGGACCTTGCCGGGGACTACGCGGCGCTGACCGAGTTGCTGGCGCGAGTCCGCCCCGACGCGGTGGTGCATTTCGCCGAACAGCGGGCCGCTCCGTACTCGATGAGATCGCCGAGCCACAAGCGCTACACCGTCGACAACAACGTCAACGCCACGCACAACCTGCTGGCCGCCCTCGTCGAACTCGGACTCGACACCCACGTCGTCCATCTCGGCACCATGGGTGTCTACGGGTACGACACCGCACCCATCGACCTTCCCGAGGGCTACTTCGACGTCAGTTTCGTGGACAGAAACGGCGACACCCATGCCCGCGAGATCCTCTACCCGACCAAACCCGGCAGCGTCTACCACCTGACCAAGTCGCTCGACCAACTGCTCTTCGAGTTCTACGCCCGCAATGACGATCTGCGGATCACTGACCTACACCAGGGCATCGTCTGGGGCACCCAGACCACCCAGACTCGTCTCGACGAGCGACTCATCAACCGCTTCGACTACGACGGCGACTTCGGGACCGTGCTCAACCGCTTCCTCGTCCAGGCCGCCCTCGGAACGCCGTTGACGGTTCACGGCACCGGCGGACAGACCCGCGCCTTCATCAACCTCCAAGACAGCGTGCGGTGCGTGCGCCTTGCCGTGGAATCCGGCGCCGACGTGACCGGACGGGTGCGCGTGATGAACCAGATCACCGAAACGCATTGCGTCCGCGACCTGGCTCATCTGGTCTCCCGCGTGACCGGCGCCGAGATCGCCGAAGTCGCCAACCCACGCAACGAGGCCGACGTGAACGAGCTGAGCGCCCGCAACAGCCGACTGCTGGCTCTGGGACTGGACCCGATCCTGCTCGAGACCGGACTTCTCGAAGAATCGCTGGACATCGCGAAGAAGTACGCTGACCGCGCCGACCTCAGCCGCATCCCCTGCGTGTCCTACTGGAACGACGCCCGCCGGGCGCTGGCGAGCGCACGATGA
- the pta gene encoding phosphate acetyltransferase — translation MPAAPRSAIYVASPEGDTGKSTVALGILHRLTATAAKVGVFRPITRMGEQRDYILELLLDHTTAGLPYEECVGVSYQQLHADPDTAIADIVDRFHQVADQCDAVVVVGSDYTDIATPSELSMNARIAANLGIPVVLTVKGRDRTTDQIVKLVEVCVDEIAAQHAHTAAVVVNRSDPQRMAEIADALQRLEPAGLKNLKSYVLPEEPLLVAPSVAELQTSVEGSLLQGDPELLSREVRDVLVAGMTAEHVLERLTDGVAVITPGDRSDVVLAVLSAHAAEGFPSLSGVILNGGLGLHPSIAALVGGLGLRLPIIETRFGTFETAGRVASTRGRVTTGSHRKVDTALTLMDTHVDTADLLTQLAIPIPSVVTPQMFAYQLLDRARADRKHIVLPEGDDDRILRAAGRLLQRSVADLTILGEEAQVRARAAELGVDLSAAAVLDPKTSELCDRFAEQYAELRKHKGVTVEQARETIHDVSYFGTMLVYNDMVDGMVSGARHTTAHTVRPSFEIIKTLPDVSTVSSIFLMCLADEVLAYGDCAIVPDPTSEQLADIAISSARTAAQFGIEPRVAMLSYSTGTSGTGADVEKVRKATELVRSREPELLVEGPIQYDAAVEPSVAATKMPDSQVAGHATVLIFPDLNTGNNTYKAVQRSAGAIAIGPVLQGLKKPVNDLSRGALVEDIVYTVAITAIQAQGILR, via the coding sequence GTGCCCGCTGCCCCGAGATCCGCCATCTACGTGGCGTCGCCTGAGGGCGACACCGGAAAATCGACCGTCGCGCTGGGGATCCTGCACCGGCTGACCGCCACCGCGGCCAAGGTCGGGGTGTTCCGGCCGATCACGCGCATGGGAGAACAGCGCGACTACATCCTGGAGCTGCTGCTCGACCACACCACCGCCGGACTGCCGTACGAGGAGTGCGTGGGGGTGAGCTATCAGCAGCTGCACGCCGACCCGGACACCGCGATCGCCGACATCGTCGACCGCTTCCATCAGGTGGCCGACCAGTGCGACGCCGTCGTCGTGGTGGGCAGCGACTACACCGACATCGCCACCCCGAGCGAGCTGTCCATGAACGCCCGCATCGCCGCCAACCTCGGCATCCCGGTCGTGCTCACCGTCAAGGGACGTGACCGCACCACCGACCAGATCGTCAAGCTGGTCGAGGTGTGTGTCGACGAGATCGCCGCGCAGCACGCGCACACCGCGGCCGTGGTGGTCAACCGCAGCGACCCGCAGCGCATGGCCGAGATCGCCGACGCGCTGCAGCGGCTCGAACCGGCCGGCCTGAAGAATCTGAAGAGCTACGTGCTGCCCGAGGAGCCGCTGCTGGTGGCGCCGTCGGTCGCCGAGCTGCAGACCTCGGTGGAGGGCAGCCTGCTGCAGGGCGACCCGGAGCTGCTGAGCCGTGAGGTCCGTGACGTGCTGGTAGCAGGCATGACCGCCGAGCACGTGCTGGAGCGGCTCACCGACGGCGTGGCGGTCATCACCCCCGGGGACCGCTCCGACGTCGTCCTGGCCGTGCTCAGCGCCCATGCCGCGGAGGGTTTTCCGTCGCTGTCGGGTGTGATCCTCAATGGCGGCCTCGGCCTGCACCCCTCGATCGCCGCTCTGGTGGGCGGGCTGGGCCTGCGCCTGCCGATCATCGAGACGCGGTTCGGCACCTTCGAGACGGCCGGCCGGGTGGCGTCGACGCGGGGCCGGGTGACCACCGGATCGCACCGCAAGGTCGACACCGCGCTGACGCTGATGGACACCCATGTCGACACCGCGGACCTGTTGACGCAGTTGGCGATTCCGATACCGTCGGTGGTCACGCCGCAGATGTTCGCCTATCAGCTGCTCGACCGGGCGCGTGCGGACCGCAAGCACATCGTGCTGCCCGAGGGCGACGACGACCGCATCCTGCGGGCGGCGGGCAGGCTGCTGCAGCGCAGCGTCGCCGACCTGACCATCCTCGGTGAGGAGGCACAGGTGCGGGCCCGCGCCGCCGAGCTCGGAGTCGACCTGTCGGCGGCCGCCGTGCTCGATCCCAAGACCAGCGAGCTGTGTGACCGGTTCGCCGAACAGTACGCAGAACTGCGCAAGCACAAAGGCGTGACGGTGGAGCAGGCCCGCGAGACCATCCACGACGTCTCGTATTTCGGGACGATGCTGGTCTACAACGACATGGTCGACGGCATGGTCTCCGGTGCCCGGCACACCACTGCGCACACGGTGCGGCCGTCCTTCGAGATCATCAAGACGCTGCCCGACGTCTCCACGGTGTCGAGCATCTTCCTGATGTGCCTGGCCGACGAGGTGCTCGCCTACGGAGACTGCGCGATCGTGCCGGACCCGACCTCCGAGCAGCTCGCCGACATCGCGATCTCGTCGGCGCGCACGGCCGCCCAGTTCGGCATCGAGCCCCGCGTGGCGATGCTGTCCTATTCCACCGGCACGTCGGGAACCGGCGCCGACGTCGAGAAAGTCAGGAAGGCAACCGAACTGGTGCGAAGCCGCGAACCCGAACTGCTCGTCGAGGGGCCCATCCAGTACGACGCCGCGGTCGAGCCCTCGGTGGCGGCGACCAAGATGCCGGACTCCCAGGTGGCCGGCCACGCGACCGTGCTGATCTTCCCCGACCTGAACACCGGCAACAACACCTACAAGGCCGTGCAGCGCAGCGCGGGTGCCATCGCCATCGGCCCGGTGCTGCAGGGGCTCAAGAAGCCGGTCAACGACCTGTCCCGCGGCGCCCTGGTCGAGGACATCGTCTACACCGTCGCGATCACCGCCATCCAGGCCCAGGGGATCCTGCGATGA
- a CDS encoding acetate kinase, which yields MTRSVLVLNSGSSSVKYAVLEPDSGALVAEGIVERIGEDVEQGGVADHAAAMQVVFDSLADDGHDLDSLGLAAVGHRVVHGGPDLYQPTVVDDALVARLRELAPLAPLHNPPAILGIEVARRALPDLPHIAVFDTAFFHDLPPAAATYAIDREIAEQWHVRRYGFHGTSHHYVSEQAAAFLGVGTDTLSQIVLHLGNGASASAIVGGRPVETSMGLTPMEGLVMGTRSGDVDPGLIFYLWRTAGMSVEDIETMLNRKSGVRGLGGEVDFRVLHERIDSGDGEDSAAARLAYDAYIHRLRKYIGGYLAILGTVDVITFTAGVGENDAAVRRDALTGLTAFGIELDEHLNDSPSRAARRISPEGAPTTVLVIPTNEELAIARACAQVMDA from the coding sequence ATGACCCGCTCGGTGCTGGTCCTCAACTCCGGCTCGTCGTCGGTGAAGTATGCGGTGCTGGAACCTGATTCGGGTGCTCTGGTGGCCGAGGGCATCGTCGAGCGTATCGGCGAGGACGTCGAGCAGGGCGGCGTCGCCGATCACGCCGCGGCGATGCAGGTGGTCTTCGACTCGCTGGCCGACGACGGCCACGACCTGGACAGCCTCGGTCTGGCGGCGGTCGGGCACCGGGTGGTGCACGGCGGCCCCGACCTGTACCAGCCGACCGTCGTCGACGACGCGCTCGTCGCCCGGCTGCGGGAACTCGCCCCCCTTGCCCCGCTGCACAATCCGCCGGCCATCCTCGGGATCGAGGTGGCCAGGCGGGCACTGCCCGATCTGCCGCACATCGCGGTGTTCGACACCGCGTTCTTCCACGACCTGCCGCCCGCGGCCGCGACGTATGCCATCGACCGGGAGATCGCCGAGCAGTGGCATGTCCGCCGGTACGGCTTCCACGGCACCTCACACCACTACGTCAGCGAGCAGGCGGCGGCGTTCCTGGGCGTCGGCACGGACACGTTGAGCCAGATCGTGCTGCACCTGGGCAACGGGGCATCGGCGTCGGCGATCGTCGGGGGCCGGCCGGTGGAGACCTCGATGGGGTTGACCCCGATGGAGGGCCTGGTGATGGGCACCCGTTCCGGCGATGTGGACCCCGGCCTGATCTTCTACCTGTGGCGCACCGCCGGCATGAGCGTCGAGGACATCGAGACCATGCTCAACCGCAAATCCGGCGTACGCGGGCTGGGCGGCGAGGTCGACTTCCGGGTGCTGCACGAGCGCATCGACTCCGGCGACGGCGAGGACAGTGCGGCCGCGCGACTGGCCTACGACGCCTACATCCACCGGTTGCGCAAGTACATCGGGGGGTACCTCGCGATCCTCGGCACCGTCGACGTGATCACGTTCACCGCCGGTGTCGGGGAAAACGACGCCGCGGTGCGCCGGGACGCGCTGACCGGGTTGACCGCATTCGGGATCGAACTCGACGAGCACCTCAACGACAGCCCGAGCCGCGCGGCCCGGCGGATCTCGCCCGAGGGCGCGCCGACGACGGTGCTAGTGATTCCCACCAACGAGGAGTTGGCGATCGCGCGGGCGTGTGCGCAGGTTATGGACGCTTGA
- a CDS encoding STAS domain-containing protein has product MPFLESSADPGTQRVFRPDPRAFALREEHRWATFSTAQHPPDTVVVTIHGEIDASNSAALARYVERRLGAAEKLVLDLQTVQFFAASGFAALTHLNVICERAGVHWSVLPGPHVDRLLRVCDPRRELPVDRSSVHNLRTRPRDRQLLVGGNH; this is encoded by the coding sequence ATGCCCTTTCTTGAATCATCGGCCGACCCGGGCACGCAGCGGGTGTTCCGCCCCGATCCCCGGGCGTTCGCGTTGCGCGAAGAGCACCGTTGGGCCACGTTCTCCACGGCCCAGCATCCCCCCGACACGGTGGTGGTGACGATCCACGGCGAGATCGACGCATCCAACAGCGCCGCACTGGCCCGCTACGTCGAGCGTCGTCTCGGCGCAGCCGAGAAACTGGTGCTGGACCTGCAGACCGTGCAGTTCTTCGCCGCATCCGGTTTCGCCGCACTGACCCATCTCAACGTCATCTGCGAGCGCGCCGGGGTGCACTGGTCGGTGCTGCCCGGCCCGCACGTGGACCGGCTCCTGCGGGTCTGCGATCCGCGCCGGGAACTGCCCGTGGACCGGTCAAGCGTCCATAACCTGCGCACACGCCCGCGCGATCGCCAACTCCTCGTTGGTGGGAATCACTAG